GGGGGGAGTAATTAGTGTGGGATTAATGGGGGAGAGTAATTAGTGGGGGGCGTGGGGAAGGGGGAGTTAATGGAGGGGACTCATTAGTGGGGGAGGGCGTTAATTGGGGGGAATTAACAGGGGCGCTAATTGGAGATGGATTGGGAGCAGTGGGAATTAATGAGGGTGATTAATGGGGGAGGTTAATTGGGGAAGGGAATAACGGTAATTAACGGGGGGGTTCGGGAGGGATCATCAACGGCGGGGAGGTTaattggggagggggaggggagggcagggaggggggttAATGGGGGCAATTAATGAAAGGGGGGCAATTAAGGAGGGCGGGGGGTAATTTATGAGGGGGGTAATTAACGAGGGGAGTAATTAACGAAGGGCCTGCCCCCCCCAGGAGCGGGGAGACGGAGCTGTTCGTCAACACCAACCGGGGGGGCACCGGCGGGGAcacggaggaggaggaggaggaggaggaggaggaggaggaggaggccggtGGGGACAAGGAGGCCGAGGCCGAAGGGGCGGCGCCCCAATAAAGGACCGTGACCGGCGCCGGCCTCAAAACGGACACCTGAGTCCCCAAAACGGGGTGTCCGGCCCCAAAACGGGGTGTCCGGCCCCAAAATGTGGTGGCCAGGCCCCAAAATGTGGTGGCTGTACCCCAAAAGAGGGTGTTCAACCCCAAAATGGGGTGTCTGGCCCCAAAACGGGGTGTCTGGCCCCAAAATGGGGTGTCTGGCCCCAAAACGGGGTGTTCAACCCCAAAATGGGGTGTCTGGCCCCAAAACGGGGTGTTCAACCCCAAAATGTGGCCGTACCCCAAAATGTGGTGGCTGTACCCTAAAAGAAAGTGTCCAGCCCCAAAACGGGGTGTTCAACCCCAAAATGTGGTGGCCATGCCCCAAAATGTGGTGGCTGGGCCCCA
Above is a window of Oxyura jamaicensis isolate SHBP4307 breed ruddy duck unplaced genomic scaffold, BPBGC_Ojam_1.0 oxyUn_random_OJ67425, whole genome shotgun sequence DNA encoding:
- the EIF1AD gene encoding probable RNA-binding protein EIF1AD, which codes for MALVLLRPHVRFLQRQGLWPEAFGVPPERASEREGSGETELFVNTNRGGTGGDTEEEEEEEEEEEEEAGGDKEAEAEGAAPQ